ACTCAATGtagtattttgactttttttatCCTACCATTTAGAAGAGCTAATAGcatattcttccttttttttcttatgtCAAAAGCGCAGAGTTCCTCGACCATAAGTATCTTGTTTACTTGTTCTGGTGACTGACCAGAGGCTGAGACAGGTGGTTCTTGACTTAAATTTGATCCACATATCACTGTTGGGAGGGTTCCTACGATCAAATGGGACATCCCTACCTGCATATTGAACTTAAAAATTCACGAGTTCAAAATTAGTTATGTCATGTTTTGACGGAGGGATTAGTTTGCTGCTCAAGTGTTCTTGACATATAGTGCTTAAGtgtctttgttggttgtatttGACCCTCTTATTCTGCTTGTCCTTTAGGTGTTCTATTTCTTTGTTTTGAAGGGCTTAGTTGGGAGCCAGGGCCGGGCGCGCTGTCATGTAGTCCCATGATATTCACCGAGGagtaaaatcattcaaattttagatgTATTCAGTTCGAGTCACTAATCAAACCTTTTTCTGGAAGTCATGTCAGGTTGCTCGTACAAAGGTACAAAAATGTTGGAGATAAAACATGCCCAAAACCCGAATGAGCCTATACAGTATATAACATTTGCTATGCGGGGACATGATGCAAACCATGTGCTTCATTTACAGATTCCTCGAGTCCATTTATTCCTGCTGGCACTACAGTTTTTAgcctctgattttttttttttaataaatttataatagtCTAAAGAAAAGGCCATTTCGAAGCCATAAAGTTTGCACAGGCAAAAAGACGAGAAGGTGTATCTAAATTGTTCCTGTCACCTCTCCCCAGCATGTATCATGCTGGGGGAACATGGAGACATAACAAAATGGTAATAAGATTCAGATGAGGCCGCTGGTTAAATGTACAAGCGCCTTACATTCGGCCTCCTTGCCAACTACGTAATGGTAATCTGCTGAAATCAATTGCCGCCATGCGTTTGACAGATTCAGAGCTTCAAAAGCAGCATCGAGCCTCAGAAGCAACAAAACCATTTCTTCTGCATCACCGGAAAGAAAcacaccccaaaaaaaaaattgtaaaatctcTAATCTTACGCTTATGGAACATGCACGCGCAGTTTGGACTGGAGATTTAAAAGAAGCATCAGTACCGTGGTGGTGGGGGACTGCTGATCCGCTGGTTCTGCTGGCCGAGATGCATGGTCCAAATTTTGTCCTTTGTTGCCACCGGCTGCTGTCCCGGTAGCTTTCTTCTCGTCCCTAGCCTTGGCAAATATGACTGTAAATCCATCAGCTGATGCCGGATTGTTCACATCCCACTCGCCGAACTTTGGCAATGGCCGACCCTTCTCCTGCTGTACATAAATCAGACCTTGTAGACAGTGAGTTTTCCACTATAACACGACCATATTTATGATCAATCTACTGTGAGGCATGCCGAGTACAAACAACCTAAGATTTGGCGCTCCTTTGCAACAAGTTAATGTTCTTCCCACGATAATAGCAAATACTATATAGGCTAATCTCTTATGcactacaattttttttctttttcttttagtaTGTAAATGGGCTTATATCAATAGACTGCTGtttgagaaagaagaaaaggcaAATTGCACAAGAAATAAAGCTCCATTGTAGAATTGTTATACTGAACCTAGTGCAAGAGCAGAGCACTTTATCATAGCATGGTTCAAGACCGGTCTCTAACACAACCAAGCGGACGTATGGTGTAATAACTGCAGCAAATAAATGAGGACCTTATACG
This portion of the Coffea eugenioides isolate CCC68of chromosome 11, Ceug_1.0, whole genome shotgun sequence genome encodes:
- the LOC113753976 gene encoding protein NOI4-like isoform X2 — its product is MSEKGRPLPKFGEWDVNNPASADGFTVIFAKARDEKKATGTAAGGNKGQNLDHASRPAEPADQQSPTTTKKWFCCF
- the LOC113753976 gene encoding protein NOI4-like isoform X1, whose protein sequence is MSQEKGRPLPKFGEWDVNNPASADGFTVIFAKARDEKKATGTAAGGNKGQNLDHASRPAEPADQQSPTTTKKWFCCF